One genomic segment of Leptospira yasudae includes these proteins:
- a CDS encoding LIC10906 family membrane protein: MDVIHYASFFCSFAVLFLGVYVFRVGEKGHPKIKPNFLALTIALALWLFGSGIRNLIPVDLIGAVPNWILTSVVPVPFLLKELTQCLLVKDYLKSKQFQILEFLFLGYLIVAGVSSNLIEVDQQDVSVFRPLFAYHLLIAYSFFYVGVSIYWMFREAIRSKGIVRVRSSLLILGTLLGFLITILFVYILPHFGIFKGYLSSLGILGWVFFWAIAILQYDAFETRAIILRSRFLAKREIPLLSRISFRPVLVLHSILDPLDYRLQLRNSRVEVVNYIMQYHMALLKDSNMKYRTQIRRITSFIERYMK, translated from the coding sequence ATGGATGTTATTCATTATGCGAGTTTTTTCTGCTCGTTTGCCGTTTTATTTTTAGGAGTTTATGTTTTTCGCGTAGGTGAGAAAGGGCATCCAAAAATTAAACCGAATTTTTTAGCGCTAACTATCGCATTGGCTCTATGGCTTTTCGGTTCCGGAATTCGAAATCTCATACCAGTTGACCTGATTGGAGCGGTACCAAATTGGATTTTAACCTCTGTTGTTCCGGTGCCTTTTTTGCTTAAAGAGCTTACTCAGTGTTTGTTAGTAAAAGATTATCTCAAATCTAAACAATTTCAAATCTTGGAATTTCTCTTTTTAGGTTATTTGATTGTTGCAGGTGTATCATCGAATTTGATTGAGGTGGATCAACAAGATGTTTCAGTTTTTCGACCTCTATTTGCATATCATCTTCTCATTGCGTATTCCTTTTTTTACGTCGGGGTTTCGATTTATTGGATGTTTCGTGAAGCCATTCGGTCGAAAGGAATAGTAAGAGTGCGTTCCTCGCTCCTAATACTCGGAACTTTACTTGGATTCCTAATCACTATTTTGTTCGTTTATATTTTGCCTCATTTCGGAATTTTTAAAGGTTATTTGTCTTCTTTGGGGATTTTGGGCTGGGTTTTCTTTTGGGCTATAGCTATTTTGCAGTATGATGCATTTGAAACTAGAGCAATAATTTTGCGTAGTCGTTTCCTTGCTAAAAGGGAAATCCCGTTGTTGAGTAGAATTTCTTTTCGACCAGTTTTGGTTCTTCATTCAATTCTTGATCCTTTGGACTATCGTTTACAGTTGCGTAATAGTCGAGTAGAGGTCGTAAATTATATAATGCAATATCATATGGCCCTTTTAAAAGACTCCAATATGAAGTATCGTACACAGATTCGAAGAATTACCTCGTTTATTGAGCGATACATGAAGTGA
- a CDS encoding LBL_2463 family protein, whose translation MSQQILERSQSNPRNVKPNLFEHTIVGLENPYELIKVKEFIRSVFMAYGYNKSAYTTVDLDPWSTWFYVSDVTGKILSAMRVVEKKPNNYIPIEMAVIEGSAPLMRYAVVEENVADWNNVAFINSYSGWKAARKNFIMVARHCIRKNYKKVYGFYDPTMRAIVRIYTTAGVELSKNFDKLVFFPGSLLNNEPVKLNIIEIPKASLQKIASKIT comes from the coding sequence ATGTCACAACAAATTTTAGAAAGATCGCAAAGCAATCCCCGAAATGTAAAACCTAACCTCTTCGAACATACAATTGTCGGATTGGAAAATCCCTACGAGTTAATCAAAGTAAAAGAGTTTATCCGTTCCGTATTTATGGCTTACGGGTACAATAAATCTGCATATACTACAGTAGATTTAGATCCCTGGTCGACGTGGTTTTACGTTTCGGATGTTACCGGAAAAATACTTTCCGCGATGCGGGTTGTGGAAAAAAAACCGAATAATTATATTCCTATTGAGATGGCCGTAATCGAAGGCAGCGCACCTTTAATGCGTTACGCTGTCGTCGAAGAGAACGTGGCAGATTGGAATAATGTAGCGTTCATAAACTCTTATTCAGGCTGGAAGGCAGCTCGAAAAAATTTCATCATGGTTGCGCGACACTGCATACGGAAAAATTATAAGAAGGTATATGGATTCTACGATCCGACCATGAGAGCCATTGTGCGGATTTATACGACGGCAGGTGTCGAACTTTCCAAAAATTTTGATAAGTTAGTTTTTTTTCCCGGTTCTTTGCTTAACAATGAGCCTGTGAAATTAAACATAATTGAGATTCCTAAAGCGAGTTTACAAAAAATTGCATCAAAAATAACATAA
- a CDS encoding transcriptional regulator: MKDQKKRLKIILSQFKGNQTDFGLTIGKSKQTISGWLSGRFPIPEDAAITIEMVHGFKREWVLKGELPEKISRSNSYSKPEAFDIDSSLLKKIASNQNLKELIEILSKLPKKDFEIVRKFVLGYVKEDSQLNS, translated from the coding sequence TTGAAAGACCAGAAAAAAAGACTTAAAATAATCCTTTCACAATTTAAAGGCAACCAGACGGATTTCGGACTAACCATTGGCAAATCGAAGCAAACGATTAGCGGCTGGTTAAGTGGAAGATTTCCGATTCCAGAGGACGCGGCGATTACCATAGAGATGGTTCACGGCTTCAAAAGGGAATGGGTTTTGAAAGGTGAGTTGCCTGAAAAAATTTCCCGCTCCAATTCTTATTCAAAGCCAGAAGCTTTTGATATAGATTCTTCTCTCCTAAAAAAAATTGCCTCGAATCAAAATCTAAAAGAACTGATCGAAATTTTGTCGAAATTGCCGAAGAAGGATTTCGAAATCGTTCGAAAATTCGTTCTAGGTTACGTAAAAGAAGATTCTCAGTTGAATTCATAA
- a CDS encoding LIC10906 family membrane protein has translation MNLNILIPGIAGLIHLVFGIYVFRLNRQRRQTTQKFFLYLNLLLAAWLFTQAFRNLLPIEYRNLALNITFLPIAYATFVLYSLCKKIEHPQKRIPIWSSIFGFLGLSYITSICLSQRMGTLKDPYNFIFDFNLHYHLMVVYLVFWMIMAIYAIARKMIVQRGDFKVRLFLVMLGALLALPITMLFVYFLPLLGLYKPYLSSLGLILASIFWAVGILHYDAFEIKSSLIRGQDIPLINKAASKGFIKLLEKLDPIRFLQKRTKEKAEITKEILIQDYNLATGSGELSVEKRAEILSKKFGKYFK, from the coding sequence GTGAATTTGAATATACTTATACCGGGAATAGCGGGATTGATCCATTTAGTTTTTGGGATTTATGTTTTTAGATTGAATCGGCAAAGGAGACAAACGACACAAAAATTTTTTCTGTATTTGAATCTTTTACTCGCGGCATGGCTGTTCACACAGGCATTTAGGAACTTACTACCCATCGAATATCGAAATTTGGCCCTCAACATTACGTTTTTGCCAATTGCTTATGCTACCTTTGTACTTTATTCGCTTTGCAAAAAAATCGAACACCCTCAAAAAAGAATTCCAATTTGGTCCTCCATCTTTGGTTTTTTAGGCCTTTCCTATATAACATCCATTTGTCTTTCCCAAAGGATGGGAACTCTTAAAGATCCTTATAATTTTATCTTCGATTTCAACTTACACTATCATCTCATGGTGGTTTATCTAGTATTTTGGATGATCATGGCAATCTATGCTATAGCACGAAAAATGATCGTTCAACGGGGTGATTTTAAAGTAAGACTTTTTTTGGTAATGCTCGGAGCTTTGCTTGCACTTCCGATCACCATGCTTTTTGTTTACTTCCTCCCGCTCCTTGGACTTTATAAACCTTACCTTTCTTCCCTAGGGTTAATCTTAGCGTCCATCTTTTGGGCGGTCGGAATTTTACACTATGATGCGTTTGAGATTAAATCCAGCCTCATAAGAGGTCAGGACATTCCACTGATCAACAAAGCAGCGTCAAAGGGCTTTATAAAACTTTTGGAAAAATTGGATCCGATTCGATTTCTTCAAAAACGTACTAAAGAAAAGGCAGAAATCACCAAAGAAATTTTGATTCAAGATTATAATCTGGCTACTGGAAGCGGGGAACTATCC